One stretch of Desulfuromonadales bacterium DNA includes these proteins:
- a CDS encoding MMPL family transporter, which produces LLRKLLSRDFTRTRISVGLHAVGTAEAAGLLEALDRDAARTLGEGYRLVPTGGFYQVTRDSNRLVASLGKSFALSLILVMGAIWVLFGSFKLTLVALVPNLIPLVWSGGIMGYAGIDLSTGTAMIAAVVIGLVVDNTIHYLARYRRERHRTPAEAVHATTTGTGRAMVISSVVLVLGFWTGCFGSFKPTVYFSLLTGLTMIGALLNDLLVLPACLLLTGRWLRQGTA; this is translated from the coding sequence CTGCTGCGCAAGCTGCTCAGCCGCGACTTCACCCGCACCCGGATCAGCGTCGGCCTGCATGCGGTGGGGACGGCCGAAGCCGCCGGGCTTCTGGAGGCGCTCGACCGGGATGCGGCAAGGACCCTGGGCGAGGGCTACCGACTGGTGCCGACCGGCGGTTTCTACCAGGTCACCCGCGACTCCAACCGGCTGGTGGCCAGCCTGGGGAAAAGCTTCGCCCTCTCCCTGATCCTGGTGATGGGAGCCATCTGGGTTCTCTTCGGCTCCTTCAAACTGACCCTGGTCGCCCTGGTCCCCAACCTCATCCCCCTGGTCTGGAGCGGCGGGATTATGGGGTATGCCGGCATCGACCTCAGCACCGGCACGGCCATGATCGCCGCCGTGGTCATCGGCCTGGTGGTCGACAACACCATCCATTACCTGGCCCGCTACCGCCGCGAACGGCACCGGACCCCGGCCGAAGCCGTCCACGCCACCACCACCGGCACCGGCCGGGCGATGGTCATCTCCTCGGTCGTCCTCGTCCTCGGCTTCTGGACCGGCTGCTTCGGCAGCTTCAAGCCGACCGTCTATTTCTCCCTGCTGACGGGACTGACCATGATCGGCGCCCTGCTCAACGATCTGCTGGTTTTGCCGGCCTGCCTCCTCCTGACCGGCCGCTGGCTGCGGCAGGGGACTGCATGA